TACCTGTGGGACCCCCTCATGCGCAAACCCTTCGCCGGGTGCTCAAAAAAGAGGAGGAGATCGAGCAGGAAGAGCTCGTCGGTTGCGTCTTCGTGAAACTGGTGGGCGAGCACGGATGGGACGAGGAAGAGGAGGGGAACGCGTGATTGTCGATGTCGGGGCGTAGCGCAGCCTGGTAGCGCACTTGGTTCGGGACCAAGGGGTCGCCGGTTCAAATCCGGCCGCCCCGACCAATCACCCGCTCCATGGGCTTGGACGTTCGGGCCAAACCCGCTCGTCTTCTTCTCGAGATGGATTCCCAAAAGGCATCCCTCAAGGCTCGGGTCATCGGCAGGGTCCAAGGGGTCGGGTTCCGCTTTTTCACTGAGCGTGTGGCTGAGGAAATGGGGGTTTCCGGGTACGTCATGAATTGTACCGACGGCAGCGTTGAGGTCATGGCCGAGGGGGAGAGGAATACCTTGCAAGAACTTCTCTGGCAGTTGAATCAGGGCCCGCGCGGGGCCCGCGTGGAGAGGGTAGAGGAGACCTGGGGGCCCCATACAGGACGGTTCTCCGGGTTCGCTGTACGCTTTTTTGGAGGATAGAGGAACCAGGCTATGGGGGACACGATCAACCACCTCAAAGAAAAAATTCGCGATATTCCAGATTTCCCTAAACCGGGTGTTGTTTTTAAGGATATTACCCCTCTACTTGCAGATGCGCAGGCCTTCCGGACGGCGGTCGATCTGATTGGAGATCGGTATCGAGACCGGGGGATTGACGTCGTCGTGGGCATCGAAGCGCGGGGATTTATTATCGCCTCCGCCTTGGCGTACAAACTTGGCCTGGGGCATGTGGTGATCCGAAAGGCAGGAAAGCTCCCCTTTAAGACGCACCAGGCGGTGTATCAACTGGAGTATGGTACAGATACTCTAGAGATCCATGAGGACGCTATTCAACCGGGAATGCGGGTCCTCATCGCCGACGACGTGCTGGCAACCGGGGGAACCGTGATGACGGCGGTCGACCTGGTGAAGAAGCTGGGTGGTGAGATTATGGAGCTGACCTTCCTGGTCGAGTTGACATTTCTCAAGGGGCGAGAAAAGCTTGACAATTATCCCCTTTTCTCACTTATCCAATATTAATCTCTCAGGACCATCCTCAGGGAGTTGATTTCTTTCCTTCGGCCCGGGACGTTCCCTTCGCTTTCAGCGGAAGGACCCGGCCAGCCCTGTCACCTTCACGGCTTCG
This DNA window, taken from Candidatus Methylomirabilota bacterium, encodes the following:
- a CDS encoding acylphosphatase; its protein translation is MDSQKASLKARVIGRVQGVGFRFFTERVAEEMGVSGYVMNCTDGSVEVMAEGERNTLQELLWQLNQGPRGARVERVEETWGPHTGRFSGFAVRFFGG
- a CDS encoding adenine phosphoribosyltransferase, whose product is MGDTINHLKEKIRDIPDFPKPGVVFKDITPLLADAQAFRTAVDLIGDRYRDRGIDVVVGIEARGFIIASALAYKLGLGHVVIRKAGKLPFKTHQAVYQLEYGTDTLEIHEDAIQPGMRVLIADDVLATGGTVMTAVDLVKKLGGEIMELTFLVELTFLKGREKLDNYPLFSLIQY